In the genome of Physeter macrocephalus isolate SW-GA chromosome 20, ASM283717v5, whole genome shotgun sequence, one region contains:
- the LOC129391682 gene encoding cytochrome P450 2E1-like, which produces MAALGITVALLVWTATLLLLSIWRHIYSNWQLPPGPFPLPIVGNIFQLEIKNIPKSFTRLAERFGPVFTLYLGSRRFVVLHGYEAVKEALLDYRNEFSGRGETPAFQVHQDKGIIFNNGPTWQDTRRFSLTALRDLGMGKGRNEQRIQGEAQLLLAALRKTRGQPFDPTFVIGFAPYNVISDILFHRRVDYDDKTALSMLNLFNENFYLLSTPWIQDAHAQISCQM; this is translated from the exons ATGGCTGCCCTGGGCATCACGGTCGCCCTGCTGGTGTGGACGGCCACCCTGCTGCTCCTCTCCATCTGGAGACACATCTACAGCAACTGGCAGCTGCCCCCTGGCCCTTTTCCACTACCCATCGTTGGGAACATTTTCCAGTTGGAAATTAAGAATATTCCCAAATCCTTCACCAGG CTGGCAGAGCGTTTCGGCCCGGTGTTCACCCTGTACCTGGGCTCACGGCGCTTCGTGGTCCTGCACGGCTACGAGGCCGTGAAGGAGGCCCTGCTCGACTACAGGAATGAGTTTTCTGGCAGAGGAGAAACCCCCGCGTTCCAGGTGCACCAGGACAAAG GGATTATCTTCAACAATGGGCCGACCTGGCAGGACACCCGGCGGTTCTCCCTGACCGCCCTCCGTGACCTCGGGATGGGGAAAGGGCGCAACGAGCAGCGGATCCAGGGGGAGGCCCAGCTCCTGCTGGCGGCGCTCCGGAAGACCCGTG GGCAGCCCTTCGACCCCACCTTTGTCATCGGCTTCGCGCCCTACAACGTCATCTCCGACATCCTCTTCCACAGACGCGTTGACTACGATGACAAGACGGCTCTGAGCATGCTGAACCTGTTCAATGAGAACTTCTACCTGCTCAGTACCCCCTGGATCCAG GATGCACACGCTCAGATAAGCTGCCAGATGTAG